Proteins found in one Bacteroidales bacterium genomic segment:
- a CDS encoding GYF domain-containing protein, whose translation MKEYYFLTGKDQNGPFSIEELKTKNLTSETLIWSDDMDNWKKLKDIPELLNLKKVPPPPPVDMNKKNVFSKWILKYKITIISVFCLILLASAFFVFNKNNKKVNKKEKHTSLNDLEDYDLNGKVKSLKISSYAANGNFNECQKNDMIYSDLLIFNKQGNIVEKYEYNRDGSLFDKYIYKYNTQGKKTEENRYDSNDILFNTIKYKYDINNNLIEEVENEHLKNKNSVDITLRDFRHNSKNYIINYSSFYSKDTYKYDNKNNRIEERSYTSDTATITLITYKYDENGNEIEYNYNSSLGSNKVTFKYDDNGNKIEASFNNDVIRDGKYKYTYKYDDNGNEIEECEFKLNGSFSSKRTFEYDDNGNKIEEIKYNADGSISTKEISKYDNENNLTEETVYNSDNSVNEKNTFKIEYDKNNNYTKKISFENGKPIDYYEREIEYY comes from the coding sequence ATGAAAGAATATTACTTTTTAACTGGTAAAGACCAAAATGGTCCGTTCTCAATTGAAGAACTTAAAACCAAAAATCTAACAAGTGAAACTCTTATTTGGTCGGATGATATGGATAACTGGAAAAAGTTAAAAGATATTCCTGAATTATTGAATCTAAAGAAAGTACCACCGCCGCCGCCAGTTGACATGAATAAGAAAAATGTTTTCTCAAAATGGATTTTAAAATATAAAATAACAATTATTTCTGTTTTTTGTTTAATTCTTCTTGCGTCAGCTTTTTTTGTTTTTAATAAAAATAATAAAAAAGTCAATAAAAAAGAAAAACATACAAGTCTTAATGATTTAGAGGATTACGACTTAAATGGAAAAGTTAAATCATTGAAAATTTCAAGTTACGCAGCAAATGGAAACTTTAACGAATGTCAGAAAAATGATATGATTTATAGTGACCTTTTAATTTTCAATAAGCAGGGTAACATTGTTGAAAAGTATGAATATAATAGAGACGGAAGCTTATTTGACAAATATATATACAAGTATAATACGCAAGGAAAAAAAACAGAAGAAAATCGTTACGATTCTAATGATATATTATTTAATACTATTAAATATAAATATGATATAAATAATAATTTAATAGAGGAAGTAGAAAATGAACATCTTAAAAACAAAAATTCAGTTGATATAACTTTGCGTGATTTTCGCCATAATTCTAAAAATTATATTATTAATTACAGCAGTTTTTATAGTAAGGATACATATAAATATGACAATAAAAATAATAGAATTGAGGAAAGAAGTTATACTTCAGATACTGCAACTATAACGTTAATTACATATAAATACGATGAAAATGGAAATGAAATAGAATATAATTATAATTCATCTTTAGGATCTAATAAAGTAACATTTAAATATGATGATAATGGTAATAAAATTGAAGCATCATTCAATAATGATGTGATAAGGGATGGTAAGTATAAGTACACATATAAGTACGATGATAATGGTAATGAAATTGAAGAATGCGAATTTAAATTAAATGGCAGTTTTTCAAGTAAAAGGACTTTTGAATATGATGATAATGGTAATAAAATTGAGGAAATTAAGTATAATGCAGATGGAAGTATTTCTACTAAAGAAATATCTAAATATGACAATGAAAATAATCTAACAGAAGAAACTGTTTATAATTCTGATAATTCTGTTAATGAAAAAAATACTTTTAAAATCGAATATGATAAAAATAATAATTACACAAAAAAGATTTCATTTGAAAATGGTAAACCAATAGATTACTACGAAAGAGAAATTGAATATTATTGA
- a CDS encoding N-acetyltransferase, whose translation MEVIITRTNKKDYPQTENLTREAFWDVYKPGCDEHLILHNIRNSKCFIGELDLVATVNNNIVGHIISTVAKVVDTNEKNHKVVCVGPISVIPEYQGKGIGSKLMRSSISIAKELGFPGMILFGNPNYYHRFGFKNALEYKISTKDCQNFEPFMALEIQEKGFEGIQGKFYEDDVFIIESEELEAFEKNFPYKVKHVTPTQLK comes from the coding sequence ATGGAAGTAATAATTACCAGAACAAATAAAAAAGATTATCCTCAAACTGAGAATTTAACTCGCGAAGCATTTTGGGATGTTTACAAACCGGGTTGCGATGAACATTTGATTTTGCATAACATAAGAAATAGTAAATGTTTTATTGGCGAGCTTGATTTGGTTGCAACAGTAAATAATAATATTGTTGGTCATATAATAAGCACTGTAGCCAAGGTTGTTGATACAAATGAAAAAAATCATAAAGTTGTATGTGTAGGACCTATTTCTGTTATACCGGAATACCAGGGAAAAGGGATAGGCTCAAAACTAATGAGAAGTAGTATTTCAATTGCAAAAGAATTAGGTTTTCCGGGAATGATACTTTTTGGAAACCCCAATTATTATCACCGCTTTGGATTCAAAAATGCGTTGGAATATAAAATATCAACAAAAGACTGTCAGAACTTTGAGCCATTCATGGCTTTAGAAATTCAGGAAAAAGGATTTGAAGGAATACAGGGAAAATTTTATGAAGACGATGTATTCATAATTGAATCTGAGGAATTGGAAGCATTTGAAAAGAATTTTCCTTACAAAGTAAAACATGTAACCCCAACCCAATTGAAATAA
- a CDS encoding SPFH domain-containing protein, producing the protein MNGITYVYIIGAIIFIFLIGIRIVRPTHKGLIERLGKYNRFASAGFHWIIPGIEKMYQINITEQMVNAESQEIITNDNLNAKVDAQVYFKVKDDEVSVKSSVYNVNNYQWQIVNLARTTLRNIIGTLTLKSANSERGKINADLYKTLHTETSNWGIEIVRTELKEIDPPKDVQETMNKVVKAENEKIAAIDFATARETVADGEKRAKIKEAEGIKQAKILHAEGEAEAIRLVNEAADKYFVGNAQLLRKLEAVEKSLSENAKIVVPTDTELVNVIGEMAGVLPLKRKPKEE; encoded by the coding sequence ATGAATGGAATAACATATGTTTACATTATTGGTGCAATAATTTTTATTTTCCTGATTGGAATCAGGATAGTACGACCCACACACAAAGGGTTGATTGAACGTTTGGGTAAATACAATCGTTTCGCAAGTGCCGGATTTCATTGGATAATACCCGGTATTGAAAAAATGTACCAGATAAATATTACCGAACAAATGGTAAATGCCGAATCGCAGGAAATTATCACCAATGATAATTTAAATGCTAAAGTCGATGCACAGGTTTATTTTAAAGTAAAAGATGACGAAGTAAGTGTAAAAAGTTCAGTATACAATGTAAACAACTACCAATGGCAGATTGTGAACTTAGCACGTACTACATTAAGGAATATCATAGGTACATTAACTTTAAAATCGGCAAATAGTGAAAGAGGAAAAATAAATGCGGATCTGTATAAAACGCTTCATACAGAAACCAGCAACTGGGGAATTGAAATTGTTCGTACCGAATTAAAAGAGATCGACCCACCCAAGGATGTTCAGGAAACCATGAATAAAGTAGTAAAAGCTGAGAACGAAAAAATTGCTGCTATTGATTTTGCCACTGCACGCGAAACAGTTGCCGATGGCGAAAAGCGCGCCAAGATAAAAGAAGCTGAAGGTATAAAGCAGGCAAAGATTTTACATGCTGAAGGAGAAGCCGAAGCAATACGACTGGTAAATGAAGCTGCTGATAAATATTTCGTGGGTAATGCGCAACTGCTGAGAAAATTGGAAGCTGTAGAAAAATCACTTTCTGAAAATGCGAAGATTGTTGTCCCGACCGACACTGAACTTGTTAATGTTATTGGCGAAATGGCCGGAGTGTTGCCTTTGAAAAGGAAACCGAAAGAAGAATAG
- a CDS encoding dihydrofolate reductase family protein, whose translation MLPKIIIHNTITLDGAYTDFAADLDLHYTIAASFEAQAYVVGSNTLKSAVIKIPTEKKSDFRKPLFNMDDPRPYWVIADSRGQLNGILHSYRRMSFMKDIIVMVSEKTPKKYLQYLEERDYDIIYAGKDHVDLSDAFQALRKNYGVKKLITDTGGMLDCVLLNQGLADEINLLIAPEINGSNKIKLFDFIAENSRIELKLLNVYRHKNGFSQLHYKIIKK comes from the coding sequence ATGCTTCCAAAAATTATTATTCACAACACGATTACGCTTGATGGCGCATATACCGATTTTGCTGCCGACCTGGACCTGCATTACACGATAGCCGCATCATTCGAAGCCCAGGCATATGTTGTCGGCTCAAATACTTTAAAAAGCGCGGTCATAAAAATTCCGACAGAAAAAAAATCGGATTTCAGAAAACCTTTATTTAACATGGATGACCCAAGACCATATTGGGTTATTGCCGATAGTCGCGGACAATTAAACGGTATTTTGCATTCATACAGGCGTATGTCATTTATGAAAGATATTATTGTTATGGTTTCGGAAAAAACACCTAAAAAATATTTGCAATATCTTGAAGAAAGAGATTATGATATTATTTATGCAGGCAAGGATCATGTTGACCTCAGCGATGCTTTTCAGGCTTTACGAAAAAATTATGGAGTTAAAAAACTGATAACTGATACCGGAGGTATGCTCGACTGTGTGCTTCTAAACCAGGGACTTGCTGATGAAATAAACCTGCTTATTGCACCTGAAATAAATGGTTCAAATAAAATAAAACTTTTTGATTTTATTGCCGAAAACAGCCGAATTGAATTAAAACTACTGAATGTTTACAGGCATAAGAACGGGTTTTCGCAATTGCATTATAAAATTATTAAAAAATAA
- the amrB gene encoding AmmeMemoRadiSam system protein B, with product MKKLFIFSLIILCCFHLNAQNKTRKPVDSVGFATKAWQMDSIVKRLHKQYDLYYDSVYQKNNLTNDIAFRFAISPHDDYTYAGFLYDVTFSHIKAKTVIIFGVAHKAKKFGIERKLVFDSFDEWQEPYGNIAVSPLRQQLMNALPRNDYIVHDSLQIVEHSVEAFVPFLQYYNKNVEIISILVPYMPFADMQKYSDDMAKALNEVMKKNNLQWGKDIALIASTDAVHYGDEDWGGKNYALYGCDEKGFTDAVNFEHQIMNECLAIPDSNSAKKFFEYTVQNNDWREYKWTWCGRYSVPFGMLTANKLQKLSGTQPLKLMISDYSTSIAHKPFKLDDIKMGATAIANLHHWVGYAVVGYK from the coding sequence ATGAAAAAACTGTTTATATTTTCACTAATTATTTTGTGTTGTTTTCATTTGAATGCACAAAATAAAACCCGTAAACCTGTCGATTCTGTTGGATTTGCAACTAAAGCATGGCAGATGGATTCAATAGTGAAACGATTGCATAAACAATATGATTTATATTATGATTCTGTTTATCAGAAAAATAATTTAACGAATGATATTGCATTCAGGTTTGCAATTTCTCCGCATGATGATTACACTTATGCAGGTTTTTTATATGATGTAACTTTTAGTCATATAAAAGCAAAGACAGTTATAATATTTGGCGTTGCGCATAAAGCAAAGAAATTCGGGATTGAACGGAAACTGGTTTTTGATTCGTTTGACGAATGGCAGGAGCCGTACGGAAACATTGCCGTTTCACCTTTGCGTCAACAGTTGATGAATGCATTACCTCGGAATGATTATATTGTTCATGACAGCTTGCAGATTGTTGAACATTCAGTGGAAGCTTTTGTTCCGTTCCTTCAGTATTACAATAAAAATGTTGAGATCATTTCCATTCTTGTTCCTTATATGCCTTTTGCTGATATGCAGAAATATTCTGATGATATGGCGAAAGCATTGAATGAAGTGATGAAAAAAAATAATCTGCAATGGGGAAAAGATATAGCATTAATAGCATCAACCGATGCAGTGCATTACGGTGATGAAGACTGGGGCGGAAAAAATTATGCACTGTATGGATGTGATGAAAAAGGATTTACCGATGCTGTTAATTTTGAACACCAGATAATGAATGAATGTCTTGCAATTCCTGATTCTAATAGTGCAAAGAAATTTTTTGAATATACCGTACAAAACAATGATTGGCGTGAATATAAATGGACATGGTGCGGAAGATATTCTGTTCCATTTGGAATGTTGACAGCAAATAAACTTCAAAAATTATCAGGAACACAACCGTTAAAGCTGATGATTAGCGACTACTCTACAAGCATTGCCCACAAACCATTTAAATTAGATGATATCAAAATGGGAGCAACTGCAATTGCAAATCTGCATCACTGGGTTGGCTACGCTGTGGTGGGATATAAATAA
- a CDS encoding metallophosphoesterase, with protein MIWAILIFVLFIAIIEFFSFIAIKHAFRMKAKPVLKRRFSRIYFFTIILIALLSLIYFVTLRFSNKPDYIIYRNYFFLTGIFSLFFLPKFILLSFALIEYIIRIPALILKKLKFENKILQYISSFRIFSFIGVIFTIIMMFVVLNGIIFGKTNFKVEHVSIEFPNLPQTFDGIKIAQISDMHLGSFSDSLDVRKGIDLMMSEKPDIIFFTGDLINNLSDEAKMMLPELKRIHAPFNVFSILGNHDVGDYRRWKTIKEKTEDFNNLVKIEQEAGFKLLINQNYVLKKNNDSIAIIGVNSWGTPPFKQYGKLEVAIKGVENAVFKILLTHIPSHWDAEVAGKNNADLTLSGHTHAMQFGIDCCGFYWCPLEYMYPHWAGLYNEGNQYLYVNRGFGFLGFPGRIGMTPEITIIELKRK; from the coding sequence ATGATTTGGGCTATATTAATTTTTGTTTTATTTATCGCAATAATCGAATTCTTTTCATTTATTGCAATTAAGCATGCATTCCGGATGAAAGCAAAACCTGTTTTAAAAAGAAGGTTCAGCAGAATTTATTTTTTCACAATAATTTTAATAGCTCTGTTATCATTAATTTATTTTGTAACACTTCGCTTTTCCAACAAACCTGATTATATTATTTACAGAAATTATTTCTTCCTAACCGGAATATTCTCATTATTCTTTTTACCAAAATTTATTTTACTTTCATTTGCATTGATTGAATACATCATCAGGATCCCTGCATTAATTCTAAAGAAATTAAAATTTGAAAATAAAATTTTACAATACATTTCTTCTTTCAGAATATTCAGTTTTATTGGAGTTATATTTACAATTATAATGATGTTCGTAGTATTGAACGGAATTATTTTCGGCAAAACAAATTTTAAAGTCGAACATGTCAGTATTGAATTTCCTAATCTTCCCCAAACATTCGATGGGATTAAAATTGCACAAATATCGGATATGCATCTTGGCAGTTTTTCCGATTCGCTTGACGTTCGCAAAGGAATTGATTTGATGATGAGCGAAAAACCTGATATCATTTTCTTCACCGGCGATTTAATCAATAACCTTTCTGATGAAGCAAAAATGATGTTGCCCGAATTAAAAAGAATTCACGCACCATTTAACGTTTTCTCCATTTTAGGAAATCATGATGTAGGTGATTACCGTCGTTGGAAAACCATTAAAGAAAAAACGGAAGACTTCAACAACCTTGTAAAAATTGAACAGGAAGCAGGGTTCAAACTTCTAATAAATCAAAATTATGTTCTTAAAAAAAATAATGACTCCATAGCAATCATAGGGGTGAACAGCTGGGGAACACCGCCATTCAAGCAATACGGCAAATTAGAAGTTGCGATCAAAGGAGTTGAAAATGCTGTGTTTAAAATTCTGCTTACACATATTCCTTCACACTGGGATGCCGAAGTAGCAGGGAAAAATAATGCCGACCTCACCTTATCGGGACATACACATGCTATGCAATTTGGAATTGACTGCTGCGGGTTTTACTGGTGCCCGCTCGAATACATGTATCCTCACTGGGCGGGATTATATAACGAGGGCAACCAATACCTTTATGTAAATCGCGGTTTCGGATTTCTTGGATTCCCCGGAAGAATAGGAATGACGCCGGAAATCACAATCATTGAATTAAAAAGAAAATAA
- a CDS encoding nucleoside deaminase — translation MDKFLAEAINEAKKGLAEGGIPIGSVIVYENKIIGRGHNKRIQRDSVVLHGEMDALENAGRQTASVYKKCTLYTTLSPCSMCSGAILLYGIPRIVIGENKTFMGEEEHLKSRGVEVIVEDNQECKDLMERFIHDKPELWNEDIGK, via the coding sequence ATGGACAAGTTTTTAGCTGAAGCGATAAATGAAGCCAAAAAAGGTCTTGCTGAAGGCGGCATTCCTATTGGCTCTGTGATAGTTTATGAAAATAAAATAATTGGAAGAGGTCATAATAAACGAATACAGCGTGATAGTGTTGTTTTGCATGGTGAAATGGATGCGCTTGAAAATGCTGGTCGTCAGACGGCTTCGGTTTATAAAAAATGTACGTTGTACACAACTTTATCACCTTGTTCAATGTGCAGTGGCGCAATATTGCTTTATGGGATTCCGAGAATTGTGATAGGTGAGAATAAAACATTTATGGGTGAAGAAGAACATTTAAAATCACGAGGAGTGGAAGTAATTGTTGAAGATAATCAGGAATGTAAAGATTTGATGGAACGCTTTATTCATGATAAACCTGAACTTTGGAATGAGGATATTGGAAAATAA
- the asnA gene encoding aspartate--ammonia ligase: MKYKEILKTEEAIALVKETFARELSKQLNLIKISSPLVVLDGTGINDDLNGVEKPVMFDIKNISKQKAVVVQSLAKWKRLRLKQLEIDVNEGILTDMRALRPDEVCSSLHSIYVDQWDWELHIGQQQRTLSFLKKTVCKIYEALKETEKIVHHYDTKIPVLLPEKIKFLHAEELLQLYPTLSVKERETEVAKEYGAVFIIGIGSELSNGEPHDGRAPDYDDWSTMNEEEFVGLNGDIIVWHPVLQCAFELSSMGIRVDKHALVCQLKERKCTERARLPFHKMLLDDTLPQSIGGGIGQSRVCMFMLKKSHIGEVQVSIWPEDEKRKLTEAGVCLM; the protein is encoded by the coding sequence ATGAAGTACAAGGAAATCTTAAAAACAGAAGAAGCCATTGCGTTGGTAAAAGAGACATTCGCCAGAGAATTGTCGAAACAATTAAACCTGATAAAAATTTCATCACCGCTTGTAGTGCTTGATGGCACCGGTATTAACGATGATCTGAACGGAGTGGAAAAACCGGTTATGTTTGATATAAAGAATATATCGAAACAAAAAGCAGTTGTGGTTCAGTCGTTGGCTAAATGGAAACGCTTGCGATTAAAGCAACTCGAGATTGATGTGAATGAAGGGATTTTAACAGATATGCGGGCATTGCGTCCTGATGAAGTTTGTTCCTCGTTGCATTCTATTTATGTTGACCAGTGGGATTGGGAATTACATATCGGTCAGCAGCAACGTACATTGTCGTTCCTGAAAAAAACAGTATGTAAAATTTATGAAGCGTTGAAAGAAACGGAAAAAATTGTTCATCATTATGATACAAAGATTCCTGTTTTACTGCCTGAGAAAATTAAATTTTTGCATGCAGAAGAATTATTGCAGCTTTATCCAACGCTGAGTGTGAAAGAAAGAGAAACCGAAGTAGCAAAAGAATATGGAGCTGTATTTATTATTGGTATTGGCAGTGAACTTTCGAATGGTGAACCGCATGATGGACGTGCGCCAGACTATGATGACTGGAGTACAATGAACGAAGAAGAATTTGTTGGGTTAAATGGTGATATCATTGTGTGGCATCCTGTTTTACAATGTGCATTTGAATTATCTTCCATGGGAATCAGGGTTGACAAACATGCTCTTGTATGTCAGCTGAAAGAAAGAAAATGTACTGAAAGAGCAAGGTTACCGTTTCATAAGATGTTGTTGGACGATACGCTGCCTCAGAGTATTGGAGGGGGAATCGGGCAATCGAGGGTGTGTATGTTCATGCTGAAAAAATCACACATAGGTGAAGTGCAAGTGAGCATATGGCCTGAAGATGAAAAAAGAAAACTGACGGAAGCTGGAGTTTGTTTAATGTAG